TCCCCTGATCCATTTCGATTGCGGCGCCCGGGTCGAACGCCGCCTGCCGGTCGACGGCCGCGGGACCCGCTTCCTCGACCGGGTGGAGCTGCTCGACCGCAGGGGGCAGCTCTACCTGAAGGCCCTGATCGAAAAACCCCGACGGTGGGGGATGGCCCCCTTTCCGGGAACCAGGATGGTCTTCGGCTGCGGGGACGACCTCTTCGAGCGCGTCGGCGCCGGGCTCTTCATCCCGGATCTCTACTACCTGATCTCGGTCCTGGAGCTGGCCCTGCCCCGGGGGGAACGGGCGGCTACCAGCTTATCCGCAGAGCCGCGATGACCCCGTCCTGGTTGGTGTCGGTGTAGATCGTATCCCGGACGGGGGCCGGGGGATCCTCCTCCGCAGCGGAAACGGATTTCACCGTATCCTTGCCGGTCTTGTCCTCGGTGATGGGTTGGTGGGCCTCGTAGAGGATCATCCGCTGGGACTGCAGGCGCCAGCCCACCGTGAAGAGAACGTCGACGTACTTGCTGGAGTAAACGTACCCGACCCCGCCCTCCACGTTATAGAGGTAGTCCATGTCCGCTTCCACGCTGTCGGTGAGGGGGTCGAAGTTGAAGAACGAGATGAAGGGCATGAACCCGCCCCCGGCGTAGACGAAGAGGCCGGTGTCGAAGACGGGGACGGCGACGGCCAGACCCGCGCCCACGCCGTTGAGTTTCTCCTGGTATTTGACCTCCGAGTTGGGGATGAGGCCGGGGATGACGTAGTCGTAATCGATGCGCTTGTAGTCCAGGTAGCCGGTGAGCCAGGAACAGATATGGTATTTGAGGGCGAGATCGAGGTCGAGGCGGTTGACGTCGCGCTGGCCGCGGGAGAGGTAGCCGTCCCCGTAGAGGCAGGTGACGCCCACGCCGAACCGTTCCGAGAACTCGACGTTGACTTCGCCACCGTACATGTCGAGGTTGCCGGCGTGATAATCGTCCCGGTAAATGTGGGAAAACCAGGCCTTTCCCCCCACGGTAAAGACGATGGACGACGGCACCGCCGCCGCATCCATGGTCGGATAGGCGTACGGTTCGAGGGGTGCCGGGGCGGGTTCCTCCTGGGCCGGCGCGGCGGCGCCGAGAAAGCACAGCCCCGAAACCAACCAAAACGAGATCACGAACTTGTCCATGGCTTTCTCCTTATGCCGGGATCCGGTCTGTCGGTCGAATTTTTATCATACCGTTAAAATATATTGACGGGAAGCGGGGCCTTGCGTTCGTTGCGGGGGACCGGAGTGGGCAAGGGGCTCAGGCCGATCCGCAAGGCGCTCTCCCGCTCCGGAGCGACGGTGACCTCCCCGGAGTAGGGACGGTAGCCGGGGTGGACCACCCTGACCGCATGCAGCCCGGGGGCGGCCTCGATCCGCTCCAGGACCGTTCCCCGGCCCCGGTAGGTCCCGTCCAGGTAAACCTCGGCTTCCGCCGGGGTCACCGATACCAGGATAAAGCCGGGGAGGCGGGCGCGGGCGTCCTCGAGCAGGGCGCGGGCCTCGTTCCCTTCCGGGTCGAGTTCGACCGCCGAAGAAAGCGCCGCCGCCGCTTCCCGGACCCGGCCCTGGCGCAGCAGACTGCGGCCGTTCTCCAGGTCCCGCCGGGCCGCGGCGGCCCGGTCCAGCCGCTCCTGCTGCTTTTCCAACTCGGCTCCGGCCTCGGGCCGGTCGGGGAAGATCTCCAGCGCCTGCCGGCAGAGAGCGACCGCCGCGGCCGGATCGGGGGCGGAGCGGGCGGATGCCAGCAGGCCTTGAAACCGGGCTTCGCGGCCGGCGGCCTCGGCCTCGCCGCCGGCGTCGAACTCCCCGGCGCGGGCGTAGGCGCCGCCCGCTTCTTTCCAGCGGCCGGCGCGGGCGAAGCCGTTGCCCTCGTCCATCAGCTCCCGGAAGCGCAGTTCCCGCTCGGCCCGGGCGGCGTCCAGGCGGGCGGCTTCCGCGCGCACGGCCTCGGCCCGGGGAGAATCCGGGTAAGCCGCCAGAAACTCCCGGCAGCGGGAAGCGCCTTCTTCCAGGCCGTCCGGGTGCGAGCGCAGAAACTCGAGGAGAGCGGCAAACTCCTCCTCCCCCGCGACCGGAGTCGGAGGGGGGGCGGACGGCGCGGGGAGGGGCGCGGGGACCGGTTCGGGAAGGGGGACCGCTTCGGGCTCGGAACCCCGGAACCGCAGCAGACCCACGGCGGCGGCGGCCGCCGCCGCCAGCAGCAACGCCAGCGGCCACCAGCGCGGTCCGCGGCGGGCGCGGGGGGCTTCCTCTCCCAGAAGCCGTCTCAGTTCCCGGGCCAGCTCCCCCGCCGACCGGAAGCGTTCCTCGGGGTTTTTGACCATGGCTTTCCCGACGACTTCCCGGACCCCGGCCGGAACGGCGGCTTCGTCCTGGGGGAGAAACTCAGGTTCGCGCTCGAGGATGTTGCGCATCACTACCAGGAACGAATCGCCTCCGAAGGGGCCGCGGCCGGTCAGCATCTGGAAGAGAACCACCCCCAGGGAAAAAACATCGGACCGGGGGTCGAGGGTCTCCCCGCGGACCTGCTCGGGGGACATGTAGCGGGGGGTCCCCAGCCTGACCTCGGAAGCGGTGGCCTGGGTTCCGCTCTCCAGGGCCTTGGCGATCCCGAAATCGGTCACCTTGACCAGGTCCCGCTCCCGGTCGATCATGATGTTGCTGGGCTTGATGTCGCGGTGGATGAATCCTTTGCGGTGGGCGTGGTCGAGCGCTTCCGCCACCCGCAGGGCGATCCGCAGGGCCTTGTCCGGGGACAGCGCCCCCTCCTTCTCCAGGATCGCCTCCAGGGAGGACCCGGTCAGCAGTTCCATGGCGAAGAAATGAACCCCTTCCTCGCAGCCGATGGTGTAGATCTCCACGATCCCGGGGTGGCTGAGGCGGGCGGC
The window above is part of the bacterium genome. Proteins encoded here:
- a CDS encoding protein kinase translates to MIGKSLGTYQLQSELGRGGMGVVYLAYDRSLQRQVALKVLPLHLCGHPDVVARFLKEARAAARLSHPGIVEIYTIGCEEGVHFFAMELLTGSSLEAILEKEGALSPDKALRIALRVAEALDHAHRKGFIHRDIKPSNIMIDRERDLVKVTDFGIAKALESGTQATASEVRLGTPRYMSPEQVRGETLDPRSDVFSLGVVLFQMLTGRGPFGGDSFLVVMRNILEREPEFLPQDEAAVPAGVREVVGKAMVKNPEERFRSAGELARELRRLLGEEAPRARRGPRWWPLALLLAAAAAAAVGLLRFRGSEPEAVPLPEPVPAPLPAPSAPPPTPVAGEEEFAALLEFLRSHPDGLEEGASRCREFLAAYPDSPRAEAVRAEAARLDAARAERELRFRELMDEGNGFARAGRWKEAGGAYARAGEFDAGGEAEAAGREARFQGLLASARSAPDPAAAVALCRQALEIFPDRPEAGAELEKQQERLDRAAAARRDLENGRSLLRQGRVREAAAALSSAVELDPEGNEARALLEDARARLPGFILVSVTPAEAEVYLDGTYRGRGTVLERIEAAPGLHAVRVVHPGYRPYSGEVTVAPERESALRIGLSPLPTPVPRNERKAPLPVNIF